The proteins below come from a single Haemorhous mexicanus isolate bHaeMex1 chromosome 18, bHaeMex1.pri, whole genome shotgun sequence genomic window:
- the MTG2 gene encoding mitochondrial ribosome-associated GTPase 2, producing MAVLCGAGLGRSLRRCGAGGSGRSLWKPVLLLLSPPAFSTSCARCAKDRRLRQKRAISERQLTRYFVDQRKVRVVGGQGGDGGHSFHSEPRKVFGGPDGGNGGDGGHVIFKADQQIKSLSSVFRFYQGFHGERGGSKNCYGANGAHMYVKVPVGTLVKEDGEVVADLTQHGEEFIAAYGGAGGRGNRFFLSNENRAPKLFTPGEPGQERVLHLELKTTAHAGLVGFPNAGKSSLLRAISRAKPAVAAYPFTTLNPHVGIVHYQDYEQVAVADIPGLIKGAHQNRGLGMAFLKHIERCRFLLYVLDLSVPQPWSQLQDLKNELEAYEKGLSERPCVVIGNKVDLAQSRINLPLLREQVAERVIALSALTGDNLEELLLHLRELYDTYVKTEQSQGQSPVKW from the exons ATGGCGGTGCTGTgtggggccgggctgggccgctCGCTGAGGcgctgcggggctggggggagcgGCCGCAGCCTCTGGAAGCcggtcctgctgctgctcagcccgCCGGCTTTCTCCACGAGCTGCGCCCGGTGCGCCAAGGACAGGCGGCTGAGGCAGAAGAGAGCCATTTCCGAGCGGCagctg ACACGTTATTTCGTGGATCAGCGGAAAGTGCGCGTGGTTGGAGGGCAAGGAGGAGATGGGGGCCACTCCTTCCACAGTGAGCCCAGAAAAGTGTTTGGAGGTCCTGATGGTGGGAATGGAGGTGATGGGGGTCATGTCATTTTTAAAG ctgaCCAGCAAATAAAATCACTTTCTTCAGTGTTCCGCTTCTATCAGGGTTTTCAcggagagagaggaggaagcaaAAACTGTTATGGAGCTAACGGTGCACACATGTATGTTAAA GTCCCTGTCGGTACTTTGGTGAAGGAGGATGGTGAAGTTGTGGCTGACCTCACCCAGCATGGAGAAGAGTTCATTGCAGCTtatggaggagctggagggagaGGGAATCGCTTCTTTCTCTCCAACGAAAACCGCGCTCCGAAATTATTTACTCCAGGAGAGCCAGGTCAGGAGAGGGTCCTTCATCTGGAGCTCAAGACAACAGCTCATGCAGGATTG GTGGGCTTTCCCAATGCTGGCAAATCCTCACTTTTGAGAGCCATCTCCCGGGCAAagccagctgtggctgcctaCCCATTCACAACCCTAAACCCCCATGTTGGCATTGTCCACTATCAAGACTATGAACAAGTGGCAG TTGCTGACATTCCTGGCCTAATCAAAGGTGCTCACCAGAACCGTGGGCTGGGGATGGCCTTCCTGAAGCACATTGAGCGCTGCCGCTTCCTCTTGTACGTGCTGgatctctctgtgcctcagcccTGGAGCCAGCTGCAAGACTTGAAAAATGAACTGGAAGCATATGAAAAAGGCTTGTCTGAGAGGCCTTGTGTTGTGATTGGGAATAAGGTTGACCTTGCTCAGTCCAGGATCAATCTGCCACTCCTTAGGGAGCAGGTAGCTGAGAGGGTCATCGCGTTGTCTGCGCTGACAGGAGACAActtggaggagctgctgttgcATCTGAGAGAACTCTATGACACTTATGTGAAGACAGAACAGTCACAAGGACAGAGCCCAGTCAAGTGGTAG
- the HRH3 gene encoding histamine H3 receptor translates to MESGGALNGSAAAGRFAAAGTAALGALMALLIAVTVAGNALVMLAFVADSSLRTQNNFFLLNLAISDFLVGAFCIPLYVPYVLTGRWIFGRSLCKLWLVVDYLLCTSSVFNIVLISYDRFLSVTRAVAYRAQQGNTRQAVLKMVMVWVLAFLLYGPAIISWEYISGQSIIPTGECYAEFFYNWYFLMTASTLEFFTPFISVMFFNLSIYLNIQKRTKMRLDVFHEVHNQSFTEEMERSPEAKLSLKCCKWEQKESAETLDRSKSKAQAAASPSSPDAKDLLETSSESSRKPKCCNKKSCRTSTSTLSSEKRVKIVSQSTTQHFRLSRDKKVAKSLAIIVGIFGICWAPYTLLMIIRAGCHGQCISEFWYETSFWLLWINSAVNPVLYPLCHSSFRRAFIKLLCPKKLKVQPHYALQNY, encoded by the exons ATGGAGAGCGGCGGGGCGCTGAAcggctccgccgccgccgggcgCTTCGCGGCCGCGGGCACGGCAGCGCTGGGCGCGCTGATGGCCCTGCTCATCGCCGTCACCGTGGCTGGCAACGCGCTGGTCATGCTGGCCTTCGTGGCGGACTCCAGCCTGCGCACCCAGAacaacttcttcctcctcaaCCTGGCCATCTCGGATTTCCTCGTAG GTGCCTTCTGCATCCCCCTCTACGTGCCCTATGTGCTGACGGGGAGATGGATCTTCGGGAGAAGCCTCTGCAAACTCTGGCTGGTGGTTGATTACTTGCTGTGCACCTCTTCGGTCTTCAACATCGTACTAATTAGCTACGACAGATTCCTCTCGGTGACAAGAGCG GTCGCCTACAGAGCCCAGCAAGGCAACACCAGGCAAGCAGTGCTGAAGATGGTGATGGTGTGGGTGTTGGCATTCCTGCTCTACGGACCTGCCATTATCAGCTGGGAGTACATATCAGGCCAGAGCATCATCCCCACTGGGGAATGCTATGCTGAGTTCTTCTACAACTGGTATTTCCTCATGACAGCCTCCACGCTGGAGTTTTTCACCCCTTTCATCAGCGTGATGTTTTTCAACCTGAGCATTTACCTGAACATCCAGAAGCGCACCAAAATGCGCCTGGATGTTTTCCACGAAGTGCACAACCAGTCCTTCACTGAAGAGATGGAAAGGAGCCCAGAAGCAAAGCTTTCTTTGAAATGCTGTAAGTGGGAGCAGAAGGAGTCAGCTGAAACCCTCGACCGCTCTAAGAGCAAAGCTCAAGCAGCAGCCTCCCCTTCCAGCCCGGATGCCAAAGACCTGCTGGAAACGAGCTCGGAGAGCTCCAGGAAACCCAAGTGTTGCAACAAAAAGAGCTGCAGAACTTCAACCTCCACTCTGTCCTCAGAGAAACGGGTGAAGATCGTGTCCCAGAGCACAACTCAACACTTCAGGCTCTCCAGAGACAAGAAAGTGGCCAAATCACTGGCAATCATTGTGGGCATTTTTGGGATTTGCTGGGCACCGTACACTCTCCTGATGATCATCCGCGCGGGCTGCCACGGCCAGTGCATCTCTGAGTTCTGGTATGAGACTTCTTTTTGGCTGCTGTGGATCAACTCGGCTGTCAACCCTGTCCTATACCCTCTCTGCCACTCCAGCTTCAGAAGGGCTTTTATTAAACTCCTTTGCCCCAAGAAGCTGAAGGTTCAGCCTCACTATGCCCTTCAGAACTACTGA